A stretch of DNA from Gasterosteus aculeatus chromosome 7, fGasAcu3.hap1.1, whole genome shotgun sequence:
AGCTAAGATGGTGAACATAGTAAAAATACCTGCtatgaatgatgacatgtgacTTACATGACATTAGGGTGATGGCATGAAGCTAAAGGTTTGGTAATGTTGAGAATCCAGCAATAGTatgcttgattttttttaaagtatccCGACTACAAACCCAACACATTGTTGCCAACACTTTTCCAATTAAGTACCTAGCAGCATTAGCTTCGAACGTCGGTCGATCTAGTGAGAGCCAGTAACACCGACAGCCCCTTCCAGCTTCCTGACAAAGCCACCCCCCCAAAATGATCATGATAAATGTTGACAACTAATATGGCTGTTGTTAGTACTGGCGGTTGGCCAAGTAGCAGTTTGTGGAAGAACGGTGGCCAATGAGAGCGTGAACAGAATGCGATCAGCTGGCATGTAGGTTGACAAGCAGGTAGACCTTCCAATCGTTACATTCGGGCTAAATGAAATCAATTCAAGTCAATTCGAGTCCTACGACAGCCACTAATACCAGAGTTTTTGATGGTTAGGGTATTAAATGAATTTCAACAATTAAGACAAAAAGGTTGTTGAAGAAGATTACCAACCTTTGAATGAATGGTCAGGTTTGTAAATGGGCTCGGACCAAAGTCAGGGCTACTCAACAAAGACAGAATTACCTTTTAGCCCATTGAGGTACTAAATGAAGTGTCCGTTATCTAACCCCACTGGTCAGGTCACTGAAATAGAGTAGCAGTAGATCGGACATTGCCGTCCACATGGACTTGGTGGTCAGAGTGGCGGCCATTTTTACGCGTGTTTTCTAACGTCTACCAACAGCATCAGCGTCCGGTTTGTGCGTGTATAGTCCCACTCATTTGTTTGGTTATTGGGAGGGGGCAACACTAATTAGGAGCGAAACAGTATGTAACAATTAAAGTAGAATTGGCCTTAACCAATGTTGATTTGGCTCCAtcactattttattttgtcctaGTCAGGTAGAGTGTTGCAGAGAAGATGTATTTTTCAATTCAAATCTAGGAGTTAGAATCACATTGGATCCCTCAACAAGAAGTAATGGACTTCCCATTGGATTTGGGTTTATTGCAGTAAATAATTTCTCTGGCAAACACgcttattttgtgtaaaaaatcCACTTTAATGATTTTTGAATTGTAAATACATCACCAGAAGTCAAACTAACGTCAGACTATAAACAAACTACACCCACGGCCAAATCATGACTCCAGGTTTCCTCCGCTAAACTAAAGACACTAGTGTTCTAGGGAGGACGTTTGGGCGCCTCATTTAGACACTTGTTAGTAAACGCTTTTTTAAAGACACAGATATTATTTCAGACATCTAACCAAAAGACATTGAAATACCCGTGGACTTGGAGACGAGGAAACTCTGCTgactcatttcctgtttttcctgTTGCACTCTATTACCACAGCAACGTTCCGCTCCTATTCTATTTCTATGAAACAAACCCAACCATCAAATCATTTCATGTAAACCAGCTGTGAAAATGATGATGTATTTAATCAAATAGCTGTGGCGCCACAATCGGAATCCTGCTTATAGAGGCATCGTGtccatgtaaacacacaaaacattctGCGACTTAGCACTAAAGAAATCAATTCATATAGTGTGCCGGTTGCATTTGTGTAACCACTCGACCGATCACTCGAGTGAGACAGGGCACaaggtggggggaaaaaaggaacagAAGACAACTGAtgttaaaatgaacatttataATGACTCTTTGTTGCCTTCGCAAAAataatctttaaaaaacaattcaattatTAACACTGAAATGCTGACTTCACTGGTAGTCCACGAGTCATAAAACACAACTCACTGAATTTCTTTACAAACACAGTACTACAGTTACATTAAATAGTCATTACCGTTAAATCTATTAATGAATAATGTTGAAATAAActaataacaaaaacaatgacaCTTTTTAAATCCTCTCATTTTCCTCACCAACAGTGTGTCATTTAGAAAATATACTACTTCTGAGAAGTTTTCCtgacaaaagcagaaaacagaCTGGCAGCATAACAATAATGGTACATGAGCTCAAACATTGTGCAATTACAGTGACATTTTCAAGGGGAGAGGAAATGGGATGTAACCATTCCAGTGATCTAATATTAAGTTATGTAAGCTGGCTGCATTTTGGCTCAGTGTGGAATTATTTGGCACTCTCGCTGACAAATATTTGCCTTgcactttttttctaaaatggcACAAAAGACCTTTTCCTTTAATCTCTGAATAGGTTCATTTTAAAAGACATCTAAAAGCTGTCTTCGAAAGCCCTTTCTATAGTTAACACTGTGGACTTTCACAGATTGTTATCGTCACAAACAAGAGACAGAACCATTGTTGCCAAAAAACAATAGAAATGTACCCAGTCAAATGGAAAACATCCCTTTTTCCTATGTTAGAATATTTGATCTTATGCTGTCagtccatttttttcttctctgataTGGAAAGAACAGAGGTttaaggaattaaaaaaaaaaaacggaaagaaAATATACCATGCTGTGGAAATGGTTGCAGGGTATTGGCATGCTCCCTTCAGTTTACACTTAAGCAAGCATTCAACCCCTGCAGAATTGTCCAGATAACCAGCCTCGCAGAGTATATCCAACATATACATGAATGAGTTCTTGTAGATGGAGACGGTCAACTAAGTTCATGGGAGGTTTAGAGGGTAAAAGACAAAAATGGCCTCATGTCAGGTTGGCAAAAAAATCCCACATTTTCTCAGACAAAAGGGCTCAGAAATACCTTATTCCGTTGTAAAGGGCGGACACAGTAGCAGGTGCTCGGTGCAACGGAAAACAAATGGTGATGTCCGGTAGACTGAGAGAGTGACACTCAGGGAGAAGAGGTTGTTTAAGAGAAGAGCGAGGAGTCCTCCTCAGTTTGAAGTGATTTAAAAACCAGTCCTAGCCGTCCTGTGAAAGGGCTCCGCGGGGGGCAGATGAACGTCCAGGACGCATTTGGAGTgaggataaaaacaaaaacaacaacttttggAATGATACTGTAGTTCAATTGGCACATTCAGATGTGAATTAGTGAATGCAACGACAGGGGTCTGTGACACAAAATAATAGGAGAAATATGGATCGACACTAAGCAAGCCGTTACCACTCAAAGTCTAACGGGTTTTCTCTGTCATATGTATCACTTCGAGGTGGCAATCTTCACTTTGCTGGTGCTGATCACGTGTCTCAAATCTGACCGTAGCCCCACACCCGTCTCCTAAAAGGTACGCTCCCACACAACAAAACTGCAGGGTGAACTATGCAGACTGTCGTGGGTTTCGTTTGATTTTGACATTATATAATGTGTACAAATATGTCCTCAGAAGGAGGAGATGTAAGGGGGCAATGGGTCAAAGGCGTACATGACGTTCATCCAAAAAAAATGGTATTTGTGTGAGATGTGAACCATCTACTTTCTGTTTTAGagttttcaattaaaaataactaaacaacTTTAAGCCAAACCGTTTCAATACAGCAATCGTAATCCGGGAGAAAAAGAGATTTCTCTGAACGTGATTGTCAGCGTAGTTTAGTTGGATGGAAACATAACTTTGTAGGAGACAGGAACCGGGTGCCTTCAGCCTAATCCCAAtttgctggagaaatggaaacCCTCTTTCTAAATTTGTaattcaaagtaaaacaaaagtgCCCAAAGCCTACAGAGCCCCCTCCTTGTTTCACacactggtaaaaaaaaaacagaaaagaaaaagccctcGGTGATTAACACAAACCTCTGCTGAAGGGAATGTGAAGGAGATGCCTTCAAGTGAGGAAACGGGTGCTACTTTTCACTATTGTCTGAGACTCTAGTTCTTACATCATTCATGAGACCatgcaggaaaaggaaaataagaaataaaagttaCATCAGAGCAAAAAAGACTggcaaaaaaaactgttaaaagcCAACATGGTTTGCTTCATTTCACAGTCAGTATGACCCCACTGATCAGTAAAGTGCATTTATGCAACACCAAACAAACAAGATAATGTTGACAGCAAATCGGAAGTTGTGTTAAAAACATATCTGGATCATGACTGTGGCCGCATAAGGGCCTACCTGACTATAGCTGAAATCTGTTATTGACATAGATATTAACTCTACATGTATTTGACATTCCTGCCCTGAATTTACATTAAAGATTGATATAacatttgacagaaaaaaagagttaaTGGGTACATTCATAGATTAGATCTGGGCGTTCAagctgtgaaaagaaaaatccagaAACATTATGGGTCAGGTTCATAGAGGTTCAATctgtttgtaaaaagaaatgcatgcccgatatactgaaaaaaaaaaaaaaaaacacaaggagcCAATGCACTGAATAACATTTTCACGTTtgcttgttttacatttttaatactcCTCACTGTACCTGAAAATCTAAACATCTTCTTGGATGATGTGCAGAGACATGAACTTGATTCATGAGGATTTGATCTTagatgtggatgtgtgtgtctttttattcGGGCCAACATGACAATAATGATCTCCCTCCCAACTCACAACGTAAaaaacaactcttttttttttcaacatgagGCGAGTAAACTTAAGTGCTTTACATTTGACCACATGCAGCGTTATGTCTTTGAATGTTTGCGAGAGACACCTCGCAGATTTttgtagcttttttttctccataattTACTTTGATACCATGCAATAGAAGACGTGCAAAAAGATAACACCTAActccacaaacacatttttgattGTTAATGGTATGTTATGAATGCTTATAACATGTTATGCTTCAGTCCATGCTGGCCTATAGAGACATTTTGTGATATAGCAGTACTTAAGCCAcaggtcaaacaaacacacaagggaTGCATGAAGTGTAAAACAACATGGATCCATAAAAATCACAATCTTTAACTCTTAGTCTATGTACCTATGGGATAAAACAATGCACAAAAAGGTTCTTTGTCCTTTGCTTTTCTTAAGTCATGTGTTTGATTATCTTTTTCTTAACTTAAAAGACAGTGTTTGATTGGCACTTGATCAGCACTTCTAAACAAGTTATCTAACATTTGATCACATCTACACTTTTCAGCTGCGGAGGTCTAGTTTGGCACAGGTTGTACTATGGAGTCTATTATTACTTTACTATCTTACCAATACTGTATAGCATTCTATACACCTCGTTTTATGCTCCAGCCTTTTAGAGCATGTTTCTAATCAACAGACCAGACATCTTTTCaactaaaatatttttgtataGTTTACTTATCAAATAGCAGCATTTTCATAACTTACAAAAAGTACATGTAAACCTATTCATTCAAAATTTTAGTAATTTCAAAGGTTCATACAACAGACATTGAACACAAAACAGGACAACATGCTACTATATTGCTTCCAATATTCTTTACATTTTCTTACTGTCAAACTAAATCATGACAGAAATATGGACACCACCGGTTGATGATGAGTCATCATAATGCACAAACAAATCGCGAAGCTAATCTTAATCAGGCTTAGTTGGCACTCTCATCATCCACACAAATATAACATAGTTCACATTGTATCGACAACGCTGGACTGCATTTGGACTACAAACTAGAATAGCTACAATAAAGTACATATAGATCATATGACATGACATATTGTATTTCCACAGAAATGATTTGTAGTCATTTTTCAGATAAGAGGATATGCATAAAGGATGTCATTGTTTTCAGCTTGAGGTCACAAACACGTTTCTCGCCTCGCTCGCGCCATCTTATGTGTTCCGTTCCTTAATGCGCTTTGTTTTGAGTGACTGGAAACTGGAGGTCAGTTTGTACAGCCGACATGTTAATATCTAATTTGTCTTCttgtgaaagagaaaaaacaacaacaacacttccCTCAAAAGGCCAATAGTTCACGGTCTACACGCTTGTTCTTCTTCTAACGAGGAAATTTGATACTTTGAGCTAACGTTTGCTGGTTGATCTCGTGGGTGTCACAGTTTCAGAGGCAGGTGTTTTCTGTGCATTTTTAGCCTTGTGAACTCTACGGCTTGGGAAAATATTTTCATACCCTTATGACCTATAGTGCATAACTCCCACCGCCAGCGTGCCACCCATGAGAAGACAAGAAgttggggggagagaggagaaagagggggagagtaAAGTGTAGGAAGAAGCTCGGACACATCAGGTCTCGGGTTGGTGAGAAACAGCAACATGCAGGAGGTATAAGAATgctgagagaaagaagaaggtcAATGAGAGGGCAGAGAGAAATAGCATTTGGCACAATGTCATGATCGGAGAGCCCCTCCCCTTGCAGTCAAGCAGCCCAGTTGCATTGATAAAACATTCCCTTGTTTTGTGCTTGTATCTTATTATATGCTAAAAATCCTGGGCAGTAAAAGGTTATCCGTGCGCTATGGTTTCGCTAGTGGCCAGATTGTAGTTATGGATGAGCGGAAAAGCCTTTCAGGACGCGCGGTGAAGGGAGAGATTTCAGTTTTGGAAGTAAAGGCTCTGTGTCGCAATGCTCGGCTCGATTCCATTTATCTTTGAACgtgaattatgaaaatgaaaaaggccATTAGTTCAATTTCCCaaggaaacaacacaaacaagagaGGTTCTGAATTTCTTGGGACACTTCTCAGCGCCAACCCTCACAGCCGTGAATTCAGGAAGCTGGTCATAGAGCTTGGGTCGATGGGGACAATTGAAAGATGTCTTTAGAGCGTGGACGTAACACAAATGTGCGGTGGGAATATTTTGACGTTTGCTGatcagaaaagaaaacaaaaaaaaacggccCGCTAATTGAAGCTCAGTGCATTGGTACTGGTAAACAGAAACATCACAAGACGCTGGAGTATAAATGCTCTTGTGGATAATATAACATATCACGTATTGGTGGGGTCTGGTTTACGTCACATGGATGTGCACATTAAAATATACTCATGTCCCAGGGGGGCACAGACACGCTTTACATTGTGTTCTTAATGTCTCACAGTGCAGTCTTCAGAGACCCAGTGTACTCAGGATGAACACCATGGATAGCAGCACAGAAGGAAGCCAAGGTTATCTTCGAGTGTTTGGGGAAAGGCTCTGGACTATCAGTCCATAACGATTGCCCATGAATGTAAAGACAACGCCCAAACATTGCGCGGCGTTTGAATACCGCTGCACTTAGTGAGCGCTAACGTGTTTTGGGGGACGATAACAGGCTGCCGGGGTGAACTggatcttttttatttattttgtcttcatGCAAATTGGAAAAGGGATGGCTCCCAGAAAAAAAAGCGAGTCCAAACCCTTCTTCTCAAGTGTCATTCTACTTCCCTTTCattagtgtgtgagtgtgtgtctcttgacTATTTGGTACCCTTAATGTAAAGGCATTAGTTTCTTTGTTCACAGATATTGGTTCATACAGCTTTTCTTATCAAAACGCATCTGTAGTTCAGACTGAACTTGTGAGACACTGCTTGAAGGTAGTATGAGCTTTAAGTCAATTCTCGGGAAATGTGTGACTAAGGCAAACGTATCGTCAGGAAAAATGAAGATTATGGTcaattttttgaaaataaaaaacaactgcaTTGGGAGCGAGGATGGACTTGAGATATTAAGACTGGATTGTTTTTTGTCGTGACGGTCTGAAATAATCCATTTTTATTAGGTGAGAGGGGTGAAATCCAATGGGCTGCTAACGGCTGGATGACACATCAGTTGTTTTTAGTTTAATAGTCGCCAAGGGTTCTCATTTCATGGTATAAGGAGATATGAACCTAATCCTATAGCACCAGGAAAGGGTTAAACAGCATATTTCCGTGTTAGTAGCTGTGACTGAATATGCAAATGTGCTTCCGTTCTTTGTGGGAGCATGATCGATGTGTTtcgtgtaaaatatatattcatacattcCTGTGTGTCCCCTCTGTCCTCTCACGTGGATTATTCAACCCCCGAACTATACTCAGCAGCAGTGAAGTGCAGGCCAAGTACCTTTTTTTGTAATACATTTCTTTCACTGCAACACAATATTTGATccctgtaaataaaaaatagcgATAGGCtaatattgtttttacattCAGATCAACCTGCATTCACAGGTTTAAATAATCTACTTGTGTTTGAATGAGACCATGTTAATAAATAAAGGATGGAAATATAAAATACCCAAATTTAGAAACTTCAATTATGATATGAGCCAGAATTCAACAGAAGTCAACGATACGACTTTAAAGTAACGCGCAGATTGCTTCCCCGTAGACGGAGATGACCTCAGGTGCTTGTCATAAAACCTCACCCCTGTTCACAACGCCATCTGCACTGCACACAAAGAGCAAGGTTTGTAAAACAGCTCTTTCAGTTGGCTGAAGCATCATCCAAATCGTTCAACTCACCGGGAGCTGAGGTTTGCAACTGAAATTAAAACCAGCAAAAgccagaaataaaaaacagcaatgaGGTTTTGGAGGAGGGCGAAACCCTGCGGCCTCACCCTTGAATCTGCAGCTTGGCAGTGGACCAGTTCAGCTTACTCTGATCACCATCGTCAAAAAGACTCTacacaaacttttaaaaaacatcagGACGTCAGTcctaaaaacacattcacatatcacacacacttatcttggttgtctcccccacctcctccttttgTGATTCTTTCATTTGATACGGAAATATTGAACAGATATTTGGACGTTTCTTTTTTCTATCCATCGGGACCCTCTCAATTTCCTTCTATCTCTGTCTTCAtcctttccttctttcctcttctttttccttttagcCCACCTTTTGTGGGTTGGTAGCGCGCACGCCCTGCTCGTAAGTGATCCGTTGGCTGATGAGATACTGCGCTGCTTGCGTGGCGGCTGGTGACCCTGTTATGGTAACTTTACGGTTCCGAGTACCAGGAATGAATTCTCCTTTTTTGGAGATCTGGATGCGGGCTCCCGTTAGCTCCTGGTACTCCACCAGCGTTTTCCCTCCTTTCCCCAAAATGGCACCGACCAGATTCTCGGGCACAGCGATCTCAACCACGTCCTTGGCGCCGTCCCCCAGCTTCTCTGTTGCCAATAGGGAGGAGGCCATCAGTGGGGATGAAGCATTTAGATAACCATTTGAAGCCCCTGTGGCAGCCGCTAGAGAACCAAGTGAGAACCCCCCAAGGCCCGCAGCATGGTGGCTGGCACTGCCAGAGGCATCACTAGCGTAGGAGGCCAGTAGGTTGGctgcggcagcagcagccgggtTGGCACTTGCTGCTACCGCAGCTAGGACCCCAGAAGCCGCTGCAGGGTTGAGGCCCAGACCTAGGGTGTTAGTGTTGTAGCCGTAGCTGGCCAGCGTGTTGAGGGCAGAGGTGATGGCCAGCAGATCGTTGCCAGAGAAGCTGGACATGGTTGCGGGGAAGCCACCCATTCCTGTCAAGCCGGCTTGGCCCAGAAGGCTAGAGGCGGTGGCGGCTGCTGCGGCTGCATTGGGCAACACC
This window harbors:
- the LOC120822661 gene encoding RNA-binding protein Nova-1 isoform X2; the encoded protein is MMMMAGGGAAVDLNGIYPNLQSLQQPPMDADSPDSRKRPLETPAEEAGCTKRTNTGGTTERVCLIQGTVEALNGVHNFIAEKVREMPQSAQKPEPVSILQPQTTVNPDRVKQAKLIVPNSTAGLIIGKGGATVKAVMEQSGAWVQLSQKPEGINLQERVVTISGEPEQNRKAVEIIVQKIQEDPQSSSCLNISYSNVSGPVANSNPTGSPYANTAEVLPNAAAAAATASSLLGQAGLTGMGGFPATMSSFSGNDLLAITSALNTLASYGYNTNTLGLGLNPAAASGVLAAVAASANPAAAAAANLLASYASDASGSASHHAAGLGGFSLGSLAAATGASNGYLNASSPLMASSLLATEKLGDGAKDVVEIAVPENLVGAILGKGGKTLVEYQELTGARIQISKKGEFIPGTRNRKVTITGSPAATQAAQYLISQRITYEQGVRATNPQKVG
- the LOC120822661 gene encoding RNA-binding protein Nova-1 isoform X3, whose product is MEEGEYFLKVLIPSYAAGSIIGKGGQTIVQLQKETGATIKLSKSKDFYPGTTERVCLIQGTVEALNGVHNFIAEKVREMPQSAQKPEPVSILQPQTTVNPDRVKQAKLIVPNSTAGLIIGKGGATVKAVMEQSGAWVQLSQKPEGINLQERVVTISGEPEQNRKAVEIIVQKIQEDPQSSSCLNISYSNVSGPVANSNPTGSPYANTAEVLPNAAAAAATASSLLGQAGLTGMGGFPATMSSFSGNDLLAITSALNTLASYGYNTNTLGLGLNPAAASGVLAAVAASANPAAAAAANLLASYASDASGSASHHAAGLGGFSLGSLAAATGASNGYLNASSPLMASSLLATEKLGDGAKDVVEIAVPENLVGAILGKGGKTLVEYQELTGARIQISKKGEFIPGTRNRKVTITGSPAATQAAQYLISQRITYEQGVRATNPQKVG